From the Sphingomonas aliaeris genome, one window contains:
- a CDS encoding JAB domain-containing protein, whose translation MRDAESARALFATIAALSYEMVALAYLDPDRRLLGMRHALPGDEAAAEVPVRLILRDALGMDAASVVMAHNHPGGDPTPSTADRAVTRRVARALGMVDITLMDHIVLAAQGSFSFRAMGLL comes from the coding sequence AAGCGCCCGCGCGCTGTTCGCGACGATCGCCGCACTGTCGTATGAGATGGTCGCCCTGGCCTATCTTGATCCGGATCGGAGGTTGTTGGGCATGCGGCATGCGTTGCCGGGTGATGAGGCGGCCGCCGAGGTTCCGGTGCGCCTGATCCTGCGCGACGCGCTAGGGATGGATGCGGCGAGCGTCGTGATGGCGCATAATCATCCGGGCGGCGACCCGACCCCTAGCACCGCCGACCGCGCAGTCACGCGCCGGGTGGCGCGCGCGCTGGGCATGGTGGACATTACGCTGATGGATCACATCGTGCTGGCCGCGCAGGGATCGTTCAGCTTTCGCGCGATGGGTTTGTTGTAG
- the prfB gene encoding peptide chain release factor 2, with translation MRAEAQAHVDTINEALALLRRFLDWDRALRRLDELNARVEDQALWSDPKAAQEVMRERRRLDEAITATRAIQSELSDTVELIEMAEAEGDTEMEADGVAALAELASRADKDKVKALLAGEADGNDTYVEINAGAGGTESQDWAGMLSRMYQRWGERHGLKVELVDQHSGEQAGIKSATLLLKGENAYGYAKTESGVHRLVRISPYDSAARRHTSFASVWVYPVVDENIEVDYNESDLRIDTYRASGAGGQHINTTDSAVRITHIPTGIVVQCQNQRSQHKNKAEAYNQLRARLYERELAIREQAANAENASKTDIGWGHQIRSYVLQPYQMVKDLRTGVTSTAPSDVLDGDLDAFMAAALSQRVTGEAVEIEDVD, from the coding sequence ATGCGCGCCGAAGCGCAGGCACATGTCGATACGATCAACGAGGCGCTGGCGCTGCTGCGTCGCTTCCTCGATTGGGACCGCGCGCTCCGCCGCCTGGACGAACTCAACGCCCGCGTCGAGGATCAGGCTCTGTGGAGCGATCCGAAGGCCGCGCAGGAAGTGATGCGCGAACGCCGTCGCCTGGACGAGGCGATCACCGCGACCCGCGCGATCCAGAGCGAGCTTAGCGATACGGTCGAGCTGATCGAGATGGCGGAGGCCGAAGGCGATACCGAGATGGAGGCGGACGGCGTCGCCGCGCTCGCCGAACTTGCCTCGCGTGCCGACAAGGACAAGGTCAAGGCGCTGCTCGCGGGCGAGGCCGACGGCAACGACACCTATGTCGAGATCAACGCCGGTGCTGGCGGCACGGAAAGCCAGGACTGGGCCGGAATGCTGAGCCGCATGTATCAGCGCTGGGGCGAACGCCACGGCCTGAAGGTCGAACTGGTCGATCAGCATTCGGGCGAGCAGGCCGGGATTAAATCGGCCACGTTGCTGCTGAAGGGCGAGAACGCGTACGGCTATGCCAAGACCGAAAGCGGCGTGCACCGCCTCGTTCGCATCAGCCCGTATGACAGCGCGGCGCGTCGTCACACGTCGTTCGCGTCCGTCTGGGTCTATCCCGTGGTCGATGAGAATATCGAGGTCGACTATAACGAAAGCGACCTGCGCATCGACACGTATCGCGCGTCGGGCGCCGGCGGTCAGCACATCAACACCACCGATTCCGCGGTGCGCATCACGCACATCCCGACCGGTATCGTCGTGCAGTGCCAGAACCAGCGGTCGCAGCACAAGAACAAGGCGGAAGCGTATAATCAGTTGCGCGCGCGCCTGTACGAACGTGAACTCGCGATCCGTGAACAGGCCGCCAATGCCGAAAACGCCTCCAAGACGGATATCGGCTGGGGGCATCAGATCCGCAGCTACGTCCTGCAACCGTATCAGATGGTGAAGGACCTGCGCACCGGCGTCACGTCCACCGCACCGTCGGACGTGCTCGACGGCGATCTGGATGCGTTTATGGCCGCGGCCCTTTCGCAGCGGGTGACGGGCGAAGCCGTAGAGATCGAGGACGTGGATTGA
- a CDS encoding class I SAM-dependent methyltransferase yields the protein MTATLALLAACEAAPVIKPVKDKVGPFPAADRPVAHIVSSRWSTEEARDRLNEAGQVMAKSGITKGMTVADIGAGEGYYTIRLAQRVGKDGRVLAEDIVASVRDTLAERVARERLDNVSVRLGEPSNPKLPDNSFDRIFMVHMYHEIEQPYEFLWRMRPSLRPGGLVVVVDADRRTQDHGTPPELLKCEFAAVGYALVDTTNMPSAGGYMATFRVEGQRPDPRSIRPCKLVAT from the coding sequence ATGACGGCTACGCTGGCGCTGCTCGCGGCGTGCGAGGCGGCGCCGGTCATCAAGCCCGTCAAGGACAAGGTCGGCCCGTTCCCGGCCGCCGATCGGCCCGTCGCCCATATCGTGTCGTCGCGCTGGTCGACCGAGGAGGCGCGCGATCGCCTCAACGAAGCGGGGCAGGTGATGGCGAAATCCGGCATCACCAAGGGCATGACCGTGGCGGATATCGGCGCCGGCGAGGGCTATTACACGATCCGCCTGGCGCAGCGTGTCGGCAAGGACGGTCGCGTCCTGGCGGAGGATATCGTCGCCAGTGTTCGCGATACGCTTGCCGAACGCGTCGCCCGTGAGCGGCTCGATAATGTCAGTGTGCGCCTGGGCGAACCGTCCAACCCGAAACTGCCGGACAACAGTTTCGACCGCATCTTCATGGTCCACATGTATCATGAGATCGAGCAGCCCTACGAATTCCTGTGGCGCATGCGTCCCTCGCTCCGTCCCGGCGGGCTAGTCGTCGTGGTCGATGCCGATCGCCGCACGCAGGATCACGGCACGCCGCCCGAATTGCTGAAATGCGAATTCGCTGCGGTCGGTTATGCGCTGGTCGATACCACGAACATGCCATCCGCCGGCGGCTACATGGCCACGTTCCGCGTCGAAGGGCAGCGCCCCGATCCCCGCTCGATCCGGCCCTGCAAGCTCGTCGCGACCTGA